In Nocardioides luti, the DNA window TGCATGTTGGCGCCCATGAGCGCGCGGTTGGCGTCGTCGTGCTCGAGGAACGGGATGAGCGCGGTCGCGACCGACACCATCTGGCGCGGCGAGACGTCCATGTAGTCGACCTCGTCGGCCAGGATCGCGTCGACCTCGCCCCGCTTCTGGCGGACCAGGACGCGCTCCTCGACGAAGCGCATCTTGTCGTCGAGCGGCGCGTTGGCCTGCGCGATGACGTAGCGGTCCTCGTCGTCGGCGGTCAGGTAGTCGATCTGGTCGGTGACCTTGCCGTTCTTGACCTTGCGGTACGGCGTCTCGACGAAGCCGAACGGGTTGATCCGTCCGTACGACGCGAGCGAGCCGATCAGGCCGATGTTCGGGCCTTCCGGGGTCTCGATCGGGCACATGCGGCCGTAGTGCGACGGGTGGACGTCACGGACCTCCATGCCGGCGCGGTCACGGGACAGACCACCCGGCCCGAGCGCCGAGAGGCGACGCTTGTGCGTCAGGCCGGCGATCGGGTTGGTCTGGTCCATGAACTGCGAGAGCTGCGAGGTGCCGAAGAACTCCTTCAGCGCCGCGACCACGGGGCGGATGTTGATCAGGGACTGCGGCGTGATGGCCTCGACGTCCTGGGTCGTCATCCGCTCGCGGACCACGCGCTCCATCCGGGCCAGTCCGGTGCGGAGCTGGTTCTGGATGAGCTCGCCCACGGTGCGCATGCGGCGGTTGCCGAAGTGGTCGATGTCGTCCGAGGCGATGTCGAGCGCACCCTGGGGCGACTCGAGCTGCTCGCGGCCGTCGTGCAGCGCGACGATGTACTTGATCGCGGCGACGATGTCGTCGACGGTCAGCGTCTGCTGGTCGAAGGCCTCGACGAGGCCGAGCTTCTTGTTGATCTTGTACCGACCGACCTTGGCCAGGTCGTACCGCTTCGAGTTGAAGTAGTAGTTGTTGAGCAGCGTCTGGGCGGCCTCCTCCGTGGGCGGCTCGCCGGGACGCAGCTTGCGGTAGATGTCCAGAAGGGCGTCCTTCTGGGTCTCCGTGTGGTCCTTCTCCAGCGTGAGCATCATCGACTCGTACTGGCCGAACTCCTCGCGGATCTGCTCGTTGGTCCAGCCGAGGGCCTTGAGCAGCACGGTGACGTTCTGCTTGCGCTTGCGGTCGAGACGGACGCCGACCAGGTCGCGCTTGTCGATCTCGAACTCGAGCCAGGCGCCGCGCGACGGGATGAGCTTCGCGGTGTAGATGTCCTTGTCGGACGTCTTGTCAGCGGAGCGCTCGAAGTAGACACCGGGCGAGCGCACGAGCTGGGACACCACGACACGCTCGGTGCCGTTGATGACGAAGGTGCCCTTGGGCGTCATGAGCGGGAAGTCGCCCATGAAGACCGTCTGGCCCTTGATCTCACCGGTGTCGTTGTTGGTGAACTCCGCCGACACGTAGAGCGGGGCGGAGTAGGTGAAGTCCTTCTCCTTGCACTCGTCCACGGTGTACTTGGGGTCGTAGAAGACGGGGTTCTCGAACGAGAGGGACATGGTCTCGGAGAAGTCCTCGATCGGCGAGATCTCCTCGAAGATCTCGGTCAGACCGGACTTGCGCGAGACGTCCTCACCCTGCGCGATGCGGCTCTCGACGGCGGTGTTCCAGGCGTCGTTGCCGACCAGCCAGTCGAAGCTGGTGGTCTGGAGGGAGAGGAGCTGAGGAACCTCGAGCGGTTCCTTGATCTTTGCGAAAGAGATGCGGCGGGAGTTACCAGCGGTGGTGCGCGCGGCCAAGAGGGTGTCCTTCGACGGTTTCGCTCTCTGGATGGCGCCGCCGACCACTAAATCAGCCACCGGGAAGGCGATTCGCATTTGAGGGCAGGCGCAACGCGCAAGACTACCTGAAGGCAGGGCGCGTCGCAACACCGGCGAGCGCCACTGGGCCAGACGTTGCCAAGATGATGAACGTCGCGCGGCCCGAGGTCAAGTGTCCGCGCCGTACGGCTGTGGACGGCGGGGGCCGCGACTGCCGCCTACTGCCCCACGGGCGAGGTCTGCAGGTCGGCCACCAGCCAGTCGCCGTCGACCTTCTGCATGGTCACGGTGACCTGGTCCTTGTAGACGACCGGCTCGGTGACCTGCTTGTTCGTGGTCGGCCGGTTGACGAACAGCAGCACCTCGACGCGGTCCTCCCCCGAGCGCACGATGCCCGAGCGGACCACGTCGGCCTTGACGATCGTCTTGGTCGCCGGCGCGTTCTGCTTGATCACCTCGAAGAGCTTGTCGTAGTCCTTGCGGTAGGCCGAGGTCATGTAGGAGTGCGCGGCCTGCTGGTCCTCGTCGAGGTGCAGGGCGTCGTAGGACAGGATCGGCCCGATGGCCCGCTCGGCGGCGGCCTGGGCGGCGCGGGTGCTGTCCTCGACCGCGGCGTCCGAGGGCCGCTCGACGAGCACGTAGACGCAGGCGGCGAGCGTCAGCGCCGTCAGCATCGCGAGGGTGGCGAGCAGCCAGGCCGGGACGGTACGACGGGTGCGGCTCCCGGTCGCCTCGTCCGCCACCGGACCCGGGGTGACGTCACGAGCCTCGTCGCCTTGCGCGTCGTCGGTGGTCGCGACGGTCGCCGGGGCCGCCGCGACGACCGGCGACTCCTCGACGGCCGCCTCGGGCTCGTCCTCCGCGGCGTCGGCGGCCAGCGCCTCGTCGTGCGCGGCACGGCGCTGCGGGTCGAGCAGCGTCTCGGCCGCCTGGTTGTAGAGCCGGAAGCGGCGGTCCGAGGGGTCGAGGTCGGCGATCGCGGCCTTCCAGGCCGCCCGGATCTCGGCCTCGGAGGCGTCGGGGGCGACGTCGAGGAGGTCGTACCAGCTGGGGGTCACTTCTCGGCTCCGGTCACGGGGGTGAAGTCGTCGACCAGCCAGGTGCCACCGGTCTTCACGAGCGTGACCTCGATGCGGAACGGCGAGGGGTCGTCGGCCACGCGGCGCTTGCCCTGGGGGTAGGTGTTGGTGAAGGAGCCCGCCACCAGCGCGGTCGCCGAGTCGGCGTCGAGCGAGGAGACGCCGACGGCGAAGACCTTCGCGGTCCGGTCGACGCCGGCCTGCGCCACCGTCTGCTCGGCCGCCGTCACACCCTGCTCGAAGGACGACTTGAACTTCGGCGTGATCACCGCCTCCACGAGCTGGCGGTACTTCGGCATCTCGCCCTTGCTGTCGAGCAGGTCGGGGCCGTAGGTGTTGAGCCGCAGCATGAACTGCTCGGCCTGGGCCATCACGGCCTCGCGCTGGCGCTGCACGTCGTCGGCCTCGCCACGCCGCCCGGCGAGCAGCCAGACGAGGCTGCCGGCGGAGGCGAGCAGGGCGACGACGAGCACGCCGAGCAGCACGACACGGAACGTGCCGGACCGGGAGCCGGCGGGAGCCGGCGAGTCGGGGGCGCTGCTGCTCGTCACTCCTGCGGCTTCATCAGGGGCTGGAGGTACAGCCACTTCCACGAGTCCTCTCCGAGGGTCAGGGGTGCCGCCGTGCCGGGGGACGCGAGCGACGGATCCACCTTGCCACCCCACGTCAACTTCCCGCTGGCCGGGTCGTACGACGCGATGGCGGGCGCGCGGTAGGACGCGCCGGCCCGGGGGGCGTTCTGGGCACCACGGGCGTTGGTCACGCTCGGCGGCTCGCTGCAGCGCGCGTTCTCGTTCATCGGGGCGTTGCTGCCCTCCTGCGGCGAGCGCACGTTGGTGCCCTCGTAGCCCTTCTCGCAGACCTTCGGGTCCTGGGTGAGGATCATGCCGAAGTGGGCGTCGTAGAGCCCGGAGTCCGAGGAGCGCGAGACGACCGTGAAGCCGCCCTCGACGACGTAGGGGTAGATCACCAGGATCTGCTCGATGCCGTCGAGGTGCTTGACCACCACCTCACCGGTCGTGACGAGCTCGCTGACCAGCTCGCCGAGGTCCACCTGGTTGTCCTCGAGGAAGGTCCGCAGCTGGGTCGCCGTCGCCGAGCCGCTGTCGATCACCTTGCGCAGGTCGTCGTCGGAGCCGGCAAGGGTCCCGCTGAAGAGCGCCAGGTTGCGCGAGAAGGTCTTGATCGCGTTCGTCGAGTCGATCTGGGTGTGCAGGACGGTGTTGCTGTCCTTGATCAGCGCCGAGGTCACGTCGAAGTTCTGGTTCGCGACCTGGATGAAGGAGTTGCCGGAGTCGATCAGCGTCTGCAGGTCCTTGCCGGTGCCGCCGAAGGCGTCGCCGAACTCGGTGACCGTCGTGCGGAGCGCGTCCTTGTCCACCGACTCCACGGTGTTCGACAGGTGCGTCAGGAGCGTCTGCGTGGCGATCGGCGTGCGGGTGTCCTCCTGCGGGATCTCCGAGTCGTTGGAGAGGTACGGCTTGGAGTCCACCTGCGGCTGGAGCTCGACGTACTGCTCCCCCACGGCCGAGCGGTTGCCGACCACGGCCAGCGTGTCCGCGGGAATGGTGTCGAACGACTTGTCGACATCCATGTAGACGTCGACGCCGTCGTCGGTCAGCTGCATCTTGGCGACCTGGCCGACCTTGACGCCGCGGTAGGACACCTCACCCCCGGCGAAGATGCCGCCGGAGTCCTTGAAGTGGCCGACCACGGTGTAGCTGTCGTCGAAGACCAGCCGGTCGAGGCGCGCGTAGCGGGCACCGACGTAGCTCACGCCGAGCAGGGTGATGAGCACGAACACCATCAGCTGGATCTTGGTGCGCTGGGTGATCACTGGGTCACCATCCCGGGGACGAGGAGGCTGACGAGGGCGGGGTCGTACTGCTTCATGAGCTGGCCCATCGTGGGTCCTCGGGTGGTGGACCAGCCGGCCGTGGGACCGAAGCCCGTGCGGGGCAGGGTCGGGATCGCGGTGGGCAGTCCGCCACCGCCGCTGCTGGAGGGGACGGGCAGCCCGGGGATCTGGTTGAGCTGCTTGCAGACGTCCTTCTTCTCGTTCTTCTTCTTCTTGCACTCTTCCTGCAGCTGGGCCAGGCTCTCGGCGTTGTTCAGCACCTTCTGGCAGGCCTTGCTGGTGATGTCACCGCTCTGGATGCACTTGGCGACGTTGTCGAGGATGACGGTCGGGTCGATGACCGTCGGCAGGTTGGTCGGCAATGTCGGCGAGCCGCCGTCGTCGCCGGTGACCGACAGGTCCAGCTGGATCGACAGGTTGGTGTAGTCGCCCATGTGGAGGTTGCGGGCCACCTGCGGGTCGCGACCGACGACCTCGTCGACGAACGGGTAGGTCAGGAAGACGTTGAACGCCTTGGCGAAGTCGTCGCCGGACGCCGCCAGCTCGGTCAGCACCGGCTGCAGCTGGCGGAAGGTGTCGATCGTGGCGGCCTTGGACGCCTTGATCACGCGCACCCCGACGCCGCCGAGGCGGTTGAGGGCCTGGAGCATCTTGACGAGGTCGTCGCGCTGCTTGTCCAGCGAGGTGAGCGCGCTCGGCAGCTCCTCGAGCGCCGAGTCGATCGAGCCCTGCTGGCGCTGCACCGCGATCGCCAGGCTGTTGAGCGAGTCGATGGCGTCGACGATCTTGGTGCGGTTGTCGTCGAGCTGGGTCATCAGGATGCGGATCTGGTCGAGCACCGAGCGCGCGGAGTCCTCGCGGCCCTCGAGGGCCTTGTTGAGCTCCTGCGTGATCGTCTTGAGCTGGGCCACGCCACCACCGTTGAGCAGGAGGCTCAGCGCACCGAGCACCTCCTCGACCTCGGGGTTGCGGCCGGAGCGCTCGACCGGGATGTTGTCGCCGGAGGCGAGCAGCCCGTTGCTGGCGCCGTCGGGCGGCGCGCTCAACGACACGAACTTCTCACCGAGCAGGCTGGTCTGGCGGATCTCGGCGATCGCGTTGTCGGGCAGCTTGACGTCCTTGCGCAGCTGGAGCGTCACGCGGGCGGTGTAGCCGTCGAGCGAGACGTCGGTGACCTGCCCGACGCTCACGTCGTTGACCTTCACGGTGGTCTTCGGGACCAGGTCGAGCACGTCGACGAAGTCGACGGTCACCGTGATCGGGTCGGAACCGACGTCGGTGCCGCCGGGCAGGGGCAGCTTGTAGACGTCGAAGCTGCAGCCCGTGAAGACTAGCGAGCCGACGAGCACGAGCAGCAGGGCCTTGAGGCGCATCATCGCCGCACCTCCACGAGTCCACCGAGCGTCTGGTCGAACTGTTCCTGGGACGCGTGCATCTGCACCTTCGCGAAGGTCGCCGAGCGGGGCAGGGCCTGCTGGATCAGGTCACAGGCGTCGCCCGAGTTGTCGGCCTGGTCCACGATCGAGCACAGGAAGGCTGCCGGGTCGGCACCGATCTGCTGGCCGAGCTGTCCCTGGTTGGCGCGGGTGTCGAGCGTGCCGGCCTGCGGGTTGTAGGTCAGGGCCAGGTTGTTGAGCGCGAGCGGTGCGTCCTCGAGGACTTCGTCGAGCGCGCCGCGCTGCTTCACGAGCACCTTGGCGACCCGGTTGAGGCCCTTGATGTTCTTGCCGAGGATGTCGCGGTTGTCCTTGACGAACGTCGACACCTGGCCGAGCGCGACGCCGAGGTTCTTCAGCGCGGCGGCCAGCTCCTGGCGCTCGCCGGCCAGCGTCCCGGAGACGTCGGAGAGCGACTGGTTGAAGTCCCGCACCGTGGTGTCGTTCTTGGCCAGGGTGTTGATGAAGCCCTCGAGCTCGGCTGCCGAGCCGAAGAGCTCCTCCTTGTTGTTGTCCAGGGTCGCGGTGAGCTTGCTGAAGTTCTGGATGGTCTCGTGGAACTTCGCACCCTCGCCGCCGAAGTTCTGGGCGGTGACCTCGAGCAGGTCGGTCAGCGCACCGTTCTTGTTGGCGCCGTCCGGGCCGAGCGCGACGTTCAGCTCGTCGAGGCTGGAGTAGATCTGGTCCAGCTCCAGCGGGACCGCGGTGCGGTCGTCCTGCAGCACGGTGCCGTTGGCGATCACGTCGCCGCCCTTGTAGACGGGGGTGAGCTGCACGAAGCGGTCACCCACGATCGACGGGGCCACGATCACGGCCTTGGCGTCCGCCGGCACCTTGATGTCGGAGTCGTAGGACATCTCGACCACCACGTCGGTGCCCGACGGCGTCACCTTGTCGACCAGGCCGACGGGGACCCCGAGGACGCGGACCTCGCTGCCCTCGTAGATCGCGATGGCCCGCGGGAAGTGGGCGGTCAGCGTCTTCCGGTCGCTGCCACCGGTGAACATGGTGAGCGCGGCCGCGATGACGAGCGCCACGATCACGGCCGGGACGGCGAACTTCCTGAGCAGGCTCATCCGACGCCACCTCCGTTCTGCGCGTCCGGCACCGGGGGCAGGTTCTGGATGTAGGTGTCGAACCAGGGGCCCGTGCCCAGCGTGTTGGCGAAGACGCGGTAGAAGGGCGCCATCAGCCGCAGGCTGTTGTCGAGGTTGTCCTCGTTCTTGTTGAGCACCTGCACGACGTTGTCGAGGTGGGTGAGGGCGGGCCTGAGGTCCGCCCGGCTCTGCTGCACGAGTGCGGTCAGCTCCTTGGACAGCGTCGAGGTCGAGACGAAGAGGTTGTGGATCGCCACCCGGCGCTTCACCAGCGCCCGGAAGAGGACGTCGGAGTCCTTCATCAACCCGATGATGTCGTCGTCGCGCTCGTTGAGCGTGCTCGAGACCCGCTTGAGGTTGCCGAGCAGCGAGTTGATCTGGGCGTCGCGACCGGCGATGTTCGCCGAGAGGGCCGAGACGCCGTCGAGGGCGCCCTTGAACTCCTCGGGCGTGTTGCGCGTCAGGTCGGCCAGCGTCGTCAGCGACTTGGTCAGCTGGTCGGTGTCGATCTTCTCGGCGGTGTCGGCGAGGCCCGAGAAGGCGTCGACGACGTCGTACGGCGAGCTGGTGCGCTCGATCGGGATCTCGCTCCCGGCGTCGAGCTGGCCGCTGCCGGCCGGCTCGAGGGAGAGGTACATCGCGCCGAGCAGCGTCTTGACCTTGATCGCGGCCTGGGTGGCGTCGCCGAACTCCGAGTCGGTCTTGACCCGGAAGGTGACCTCGACGTGGTCGCCCTGGAGGGCGACCTTCTCGACCTTGCCGACGCGCACGCCGGCGATGCGGACCTCGTCGTTCGCCTTGAGGCCGCCCGACTCGGAGAACGCCGCGGTGTAGGTGTCGCCGCCGCCGATGAGCGGCAGGTCCTGGGCCTTGAAGGCGCCCAGGATCATCAGCGCGATCACGGCCATGCTGACGGCCCCGATGATGACGGGGTTGCGCTCGCGGAAGGGGAGGCCCATCACTGCCTCCTGGCGTGGGTGAGCGGGCGGACGGGGGTGCCG includes these proteins:
- the rpoB gene encoding DNA-directed RNA polymerase subunit beta, yielding MAARTTAGNSRRISFAKIKEPLEVPQLLSLQTTSFDWLVGNDAWNTAVESRIAQGEDVSRKSGLTEIFEEISPIEDFSETMSLSFENPVFYDPKYTVDECKEKDFTYSAPLYVSAEFTNNDTGEIKGQTVFMGDFPLMTPKGTFVINGTERVVVSQLVRSPGVYFERSADKTSDKDIYTAKLIPSRGAWLEFEIDKRDLVGVRLDRKRKQNVTVLLKALGWTNEQIREEFGQYESMMLTLEKDHTETQKDALLDIYRKLRPGEPPTEEAAQTLLNNYYFNSKRYDLAKVGRYKINKKLGLVEAFDQQTLTVDDIVAAIKYIVALHDGREQLESPQGALDIASDDIDHFGNRRMRTVGELIQNQLRTGLARMERVVRERMTTQDVEAITPQSLINIRPVVAALKEFFGTSQLSQFMDQTNPIAGLTHKRRLSALGPGGLSRDRAGMEVRDVHPSHYGRMCPIETPEGPNIGLIGSLASYGRINPFGFVETPYRKVKNGKVTDQIDYLTADDEDRYVIAQANAPLDDKMRFVEERVLVRQKRGEVDAILADEVDYMDVSPRQMVSVATALIPFLEHDDANRALMGANMQRQAVPLITSDSPFVGTGMEYRAAVDAGDVVVATHAGVVKEVSADLVETMNDDGTYSTYKLAKFRRSNQGTCINQRPLVSEGDRLEVGSPIADGPCTDKAEMALGTNLLVAFMPWQGHNYEDAIILSQRLVQEDVLTSIHIEEHEVDARDTKLGPEEITRDIPNVSEEMLADLDERGIIRIGAEVTTGDILVGKVTPKGETELTPEERLLRAIFGEKAREVRDTSMKVPHGESGTVIGVRVFDREDGDELPPGVNQLVRVYVAQKRKISVGDKLAGRHGNKGVIAKILPIEDMPFMEDGTPVDVVLNPLGVPRRMNIGQILELHLGWLAKQGWDLDLSDDKNDAEWKQRLIKIHADKADANSKVATPVFDGAREDEITGLLGATIPNRDGVRMIDETGKANLFDGRSGEPFPEPVSVGYMYILKLHHLVDDKIHARSTGPYSMITQQPLGGKAQFGGQRFGEMEVWAMEAYGAAYALQELLTIKSDDVPGRVKVYEAIVKGENIPDSGIPESFKVLIKEMQSLCLNVEVLSQDGTAIEMRDAEEDVFRAAEELGIDLSRREPSSVEEV
- a CDS encoding J domain-containing protein, whose amino-acid sequence is MTPSWYDLLDVAPDASEAEIRAAWKAAIADLDPSDRRFRLYNQAAETLLDPQRRAAHDEALAADAAEDEPEAAVEESPVVAAAPATVATTDDAQGDEARDVTPGPVADEATGSRTRRTVPAWLLATLAMLTALTLAACVYVLVERPSDAAVEDSTRAAQAAAERAIGPILSYDALHLDEDQQAAHSYMTSAYRKDYDKLFEVIKQNAPATKTIVKADVVRSGIVRSGEDRVEVLLFVNRPTTNKQVTEPVVYKDQVTVTMQKVDGDWLVADLQTSPVGQ
- a CDS encoding MCE family protein, whose protein sequence is MITQRTKIQLMVFVLITLLGVSYVGARYARLDRLVFDDSYTVVGHFKDSGGIFAGGEVSYRGVKVGQVAKMQLTDDGVDVYMDVDKSFDTIPADTLAVVGNRSAVGEQYVELQPQVDSKPYLSNDSEIPQEDTRTPIATQTLLTHLSNTVESVDKDALRTTVTEFGDAFGGTGKDLQTLIDSGNSFIQVANQNFDVTSALIKDSNTVLHTQIDSTNAIKTFSRNLALFSGTLAGSDDDLRKVIDSGSATATQLRTFLEDNQVDLGELVSELVTTGEVVVKHLDGIEQILVIYPYVVEGGFTVVSRSSDSGLYDAHFGMILTQDPKVCEKGYEGTNVRSPQEGSNAPMNENARCSEPPSVTNARGAQNAPRAGASYRAPAIASYDPASGKLTWGGKVDPSLASPGTAAPLTLGEDSWKWLYLQPLMKPQE
- a CDS encoding MCE family protein, with the translated sequence MMRLKALLLVLVGSLVFTGCSFDVYKLPLPGGTDVGSDPITVTVDFVDVLDLVPKTTVKVNDVSVGQVTDVSLDGYTARVTLQLRKDVKLPDNAIAEIRQTSLLGEKFVSLSAPPDGASNGLLASGDNIPVERSGRNPEVEEVLGALSLLLNGGGVAQLKTITQELNKALEGREDSARSVLDQIRILMTQLDDNRTKIVDAIDSLNSLAIAVQRQQGSIDSALEELPSALTSLDKQRDDLVKMLQALNRLGGVGVRVIKASKAATIDTFRQLQPVLTELAASGDDFAKAFNVFLTYPFVDEVVGRDPQVARNLHMGDYTNLSIQLDLSVTGDDGGSPTLPTNLPTVIDPTVILDNVAKCIQSGDITSKACQKVLNNAESLAQLQEECKKKKNEKKDVCKQLNQIPGLPVPSSSGGGGLPTAIPTLPRTGFGPTAGWSTTRGPTMGQLMKQYDPALVSLLVPGMVTQ
- a CDS encoding MCE family protein yields the protein MSLLRKFAVPAVIVALVIAAALTMFTGGSDRKTLTAHFPRAIAIYEGSEVRVLGVPVGLVDKVTPSGTDVVVEMSYDSDIKVPADAKAVIVAPSIVGDRFVQLTPVYKGGDVIANGTVLQDDRTAVPLELDQIYSSLDELNVALGPDGANKNGALTDLLEVTAQNFGGEGAKFHETIQNFSKLTATLDNNKEELFGSAAELEGFINTLAKNDTTVRDFNQSLSDVSGTLAGERQELAAALKNLGVALGQVSTFVKDNRDILGKNIKGLNRVAKVLVKQRGALDEVLEDAPLALNNLALTYNPQAGTLDTRANQGQLGQQIGADPAAFLCSIVDQADNSGDACDLIQQALPRSATFAKVQMHASQEQFDQTLGGLVEVRR
- a CDS encoding MCE family protein → MGLPFRERNPVIIGAVSMAVIALMILGAFKAQDLPLIGGGDTYTAAFSESGGLKANDEVRIAGVRVGKVEKVALQGDHVEVTFRVKTDSEFGDATQAAIKVKTLLGAMYLSLEPAGSGQLDAGSEIPIERTSSPYDVVDAFSGLADTAEKIDTDQLTKSLTTLADLTRNTPEEFKGALDGVSALSANIAGRDAQINSLLGNLKRVSSTLNERDDDIIGLMKDSDVLFRALVKRRVAIHNLFVSTSTLSKELTALVQQSRADLRPALTHLDNVVQVLNKNEDNLDNSLRLMAPFYRVFANTLGTGPWFDTYIQNLPPVPDAQNGGGVG